Proteins found in one Salmo salar chromosome ssa26, Ssal_v3.1, whole genome shotgun sequence genomic segment:
- the LOC106587080 gene encoding uncharacterized protein produces the protein MDVDIKPEEEEVGISPAVIWSDTFDAGYSCAENRYDTAKQRLICNRLEDTKSNDSEIKMKSTKVGAPLQTAVNVGGIGVVRVHTEQDSPSTSVGNLIKEEPCFYMSPSDIQIGKVCTLSRSVLVSNIKQANVMSFAEKVVKNCYPLCKEIGVEFDVRSKPLSKTKLDSQLLTNGVMYEVHKFAKNTKRSYTYTVYNILKYNFNVCFQNQKRCQDALRIASKLNRIAKRKHVANKDFSKKVFIIPLVPRQYKEKEPTSPARFSKRQLDLKRIQEANDTEEKRNCQKMVSKTGLKNLVADARTVWSLHDEEIISIETDETVKLGQDNGPTDFCLKESDVHSGVTEQTPCPENYQVDICRKMINEIVTSGEMQQMRWIFVPFSNCFGVGTGSEKKFQQILAEYRSDILPLVVEKHCGFSSTEKTMMCLVSQLFCGLHLIDGLAHQAKTTLLLWENMILGDKEVGVHSSPNIGTTELESGTVRLVSSVSDAVQELGWAEDGQLVPFESFLTSKKEFEEVPLSLSIGHRIDGLFHNSAGVCSIHDDLVEFTSTYGAESSLLAAVVADLEVQQFKAGCRALGLVSKLIIDPLWRALTLKGNVLEMEERYQTLVTKFKEWQEDGRDLVKGNACLFDDIDVPKNLVFDRLTMWTDTDFFELTVQIVELILASFLKVCSMMLPVEPELLSKKNDRFRKDLAILDQLQKAKSNAVSIAIEGMDMCKKNHTWEWLSFLDEPKIVSMRKTFQTV, from the coding sequence ATGGATGTAGATATaaagccagaggaggaggaggtggggataTCCCCAGCTGTCATTTGGTCTGACACTTTTGATGCAGGTTATTCATGTGCCGAAAATAGATATGACACAGCAAAACAACGTCTTATTTGTAATCGGTTAGAAGATACAAAATCAAATGATAGCGAGATTAAAATGAAATCAACAAAAGTTGGTGCGCCACTTCAAACAGCTGTAAATGTGGGTGGTATAGGTGTTGTTCGTGTTCACACAGAACAGGATAGCCCAAGCACCTCTGTAGGGAATTTAATCAAAGAGGAGCCATGTTTTTACATGTCACCCAGTGATATTCAGATTGGAAAAGTATGTACCTTGTCTCGGTCTGTCCTGGTCAGCAACATTAAACAGGCAAATGTGATGTCCTTTGCAGAGAAAGTGGTGAAAAACTGCTACCCCTTGTGTAAAGAAATAGGTGTGGAATTTGATGTGAGATCCAAACCACTATCCAAAACAAAACTTGACTCACAGTTACTGACTAATGGTGTAATGTATGAGGTTCATAAGTTTGCGAAAAATACAAAAAGGAGTTATACGTATACTGTCTATAATATTCTGAAATATAATTTTAATGTATGTTTTCAAAATCAGAAACGCTGTCAAGATGCCTTACGTATTGCATCTAAACTGAATAGAATTGCCAAACGGAAACATGTCGCAAATAAAGACTTTTCAAAAAAAGTGTTTATAATACCGCTTGTGCCTAGACAATACAAGGAAAAAGAACCTACTTCACCTGCAAGATTCTCAAAAAGACAATTGGATTTGAAAAGGATACAAGAGGCAAATGatacagaggagaagaggaactgTCAGAAGATGGTTAGCAAGACCGGTTTGAAAAATCTGGTCGCTGATGCAAGGACTGTATGGTCTCTGCATGATGAAGAGATCATCTCTATCGAAACAGATGAAACTGTCAAGCTTGGCCAAGATAATGGACCCACTGACTTCTGCTTAAAGGAGTCTGATGTTCACTCTGGGGTCACAGAGCAAACCCCATGCCCAGAGAACTACCAAGTTGACATTTGCAGGAAAATGATCAATGAAATTGTTACGAGTGGTGAAATGCAACAGATGAGATGGATTTTTGTACCTTTTTCAAACTGTTTTGGTGTTGGGACTGGTTCGGAAAAGAAATTTCAACAAATCCTTGCTGAATACAGATCAGACATCCTACCACTGGTAGTTGAGAAACATTGTGGCTTTAGTTCCACTGAAAAGACAATGATGTGCCTTGTAAGTCAGCTCTTCTGTGGCTTACATTTGATTGATGGCTTAGCTCACCAGGCAAAAACAACTCTTCTACTTTGGGAAAATATGATTTTAGGAGATAAAGAAGTAGGAGTCCATAGCTCCCCTAACATTGGGACAACAGAGTTGGAGTCTGGAACAGTGCGTTTGGTGAGTTCTGTGAGTGATGCTGTGCAAGAGCTTGGATGGGCAGAGGACGGTCAGCTTGTTCCGTTCGAAAGCTTTTTGACCAGCAAAAAAGAATTTGAAGAAGTTCCTTTGTCTCTATCCATTGGACACAGAATTGATGGTCTGTTTCATAATTCTGCTGGAGTGTGTAGCATCCATGATGATTTGGTTGAGTTTACCAGTACGTACGGAGCTGAGAGTAGTTTGCTTGCTGCAGTTGTTGCTGATTTGGAGGTTCAACAGTTCAAGGCCGGATGCAGAGCTCTGGGTCTGGTTTCCAAGCTTATCATTGATCCTCTCTGGAGAGCCTTAACTTTGAAGGGAAACGTGTTGGAGATGGAAGAAAGATACCAAACCCTTGTTACCAAATTTAAGGAATGGCAGGAAGATGGGAGAGACCTTGTTAAAGGAAATGCATGCTTGTTTGATGACATTGATGTACCCAAGAACCTTGTGTTTGACAGGCTTACCATGTGGACCGACACAGACTTttttgagttgactgttcagattGTTGAGTTGATCCTAGCCAGTTTTCTGAAGGTATGTTCTATGATGCTTCCAGTCGAACCAGAGCTCCTGTCAAAGAAAAATGATCGATTCAGGAAGGATTTGGCAATATTAGATCAATTGCAAAAAGCTAAGTCAAATGCAGTCAGTATTGCCATTGAAGGCATGGACATGTGCAAGAAGAATCACACTTGGGAATGGCTGTCCTTTTTGGATGAACCAAAAATAGTGTCAATGAGGAAAACATTCCAGACAGTGTAG
- the LOC123730735 gene encoding uncharacterized protein — MDVDIKPEEEEVGISPAVIWSDTFDAGYSCAENRYDTAKQRLICNRLEDTKSNDSEIKMKSTKVGAPLQTAVNVGGIGVVRVHTEQDSPSTSVGNVIKEEPCFYMSPSDIQIGKVCTLSRSVLVSNIKQANVMSFAEKVVKNCYPLCKEIGVEFDVRSKPLSKTKLDSQLLTNGVMYEVHKFAKNTKRSYTYTVYNILKYNFNVCFQNQKRCQNAIHIASKLKRMAKRNHVANKDFSKKVFIIPLVTRQNKKKEATPPARFSKRQLDLKGIQEANDTEEKRNCQKMVSKTGLKNMIADARTVWSLHDEEIISIETAETVKLGQDNGPTDFCLKESDVHSGVTEQTPCPENYQVDICRKMINEIVTSGEMQQMRWIFVPFSNCFGVGTGSEKKFQQILAEYRSDILPLVVEKHCGFSSTEKTMMCLVSQLFCGLHLIDGLAHQAKTTLLLWENMILGDKEVGVHSSPNIGTTELESGTVRLVSSVSDAVQELGWAEDGQLVPFESFLTSKKEFDEVPLSLSIGHRIDGLFHNSAGVCSIHDDLVEFTSTYGAESSLLAAVVADLEVQQFKAGCRALGLVSKLIIDPLWRALTLKGNVLEMEERYQTLVTKLKEWQEDGRDLVKRNACLFDDIDVPKNLVFDRLTMWTDTDFFELTVQIVELILASFLKVCSMMLPVEPELLSKKNDRFRKDLAILDQLQKAKSNAVSIAIEGMDMCKKNHTWEWLSFLDEPKIVSMRKTFQTV; from the coding sequence ATGGATGTAGATATaaagccagaggaggaggaggtggggataTCCCCAGCTGTCATTTGGTCTGACACTTTTGATGCAGGTTATTCATGTGCCGAAAATAGATATGACACAGCAAAACAACGTCTTATTTGTAATCGGTTAGAAGATACAAAATCAAATGATAGCGAGATTAAAATGAAATCAACAAAAGTTGGTGCGCCACTTCAAACAGCTGTAAATGTGGGTGGTATAGGTGTTGTTCGTGTTCACACAGAACAGGATAGCCCAAGCACCTCTGTAGGGAATGTAATCAAAGAGGAGCCATGTTTTTACATGTCACCCAGTGATATTCAGATTGGAAAAGTATGTACCTTGTCTCGGTCTGTCCTGGTCAGCAACATTAAACAGGCAAATGTGATGTCCTTTGCAGAGAAAGTGGTGAAAAACTGCTACCCCTTGTGTAAAGAAATAGGTGTGGAATTTGATGTGAGATCCAAACCACTATCCAAAACAAAACTTGACTCACAGTTACTGACTAATGGTGTAATGTATGAGGTTCATAAGTTtgcaaaaaatacaaaaaggagTTATACGTATACTGTCTATAATATTCTGAAATATAATTTTAATGTATGTTTTCAAAATCAGAAACGCTGTCAAAATGCCATACATATTGCATCTAAACTGAAACGAATGGCCAAACGGAACCATGTCGCAAATAAAGACTTTTCAAAAAAAGTGTTTATAATACCGCTTGTGACtagacaaaacaagaaaaaagaaGCTACTCCACCTGCAAGATTCTCAAAAAGACAATTGGATTTGAAAGGGATACAAGAGGCAAATGatacagaggagaagaggaactgTCAGAAGATGGTTAGCAAGACCGGTTTGAAAAATATGATCGCTGATGCAAGGACTGTATGGTCTCTGCATGATGAAGAGATCATCTCTATCGAAACAGCTGAAACTGTCAAGCTTGGCCAAGATAATGGACCCACTGACTTCTGCTTAAAGGAGTCTGATGTTCACTCTGGGGTCACAGAGCAAACCCCATGCCCAGAGAACTACCAAGTTGACATTTGCAGGAAAATGATCAATGAAATTGTTACGAGTGGTGAAATGCAACAGATGAGATGGATTTTTGTACCTTTTTCAAACTGTTTTGGTGTTGGGACTGGTTCGGAAAAGAAATTTCAACAAATCCTTGCTGAATACAGATCAGACATCCTACCACTGGTAGTTGAGAAACATTGTGGCTTTAGTTCCACTGAAAAGACAATGATGTGCCTTGTAAGTCAGCTCTTCTGTGGCTTACATTTGATTGATGGCTTAGCTCACCAGGCAAAAACAACTCTTCTACTTTGGGAAAATATGATTTTAGGAGATAAAGAAGTAGGAGTCCATAGCTCCCCTAACATTGGGACAACAGAGTTGGAGTCTGGAACAGTGCGTTTGGTGAGTTCTGTGAGTGATGCTGTGCAAGAGCTTGGATGGGCAGAGGACGGTCAGCTTGTTCCGTTCGAAAGCTTTTTGACCAGCAAAAAAGAATTTGATGAAGTTCCTTTGTCTCTATCCATTGGACACAGAATTGATGGTCTGTTTCATAATTCTGCTGGAGTGTGTAGCATCCATGATGATTTGGTTGAGTTTACCAGTACGTACGGAGCTGAGAGTAGTTTGCTTGCTGCAGTTGTTGCTGATTTGGAGGTTCAACAGTTCAAGGCCGGATGCAGAGCTCTGGGTCTGGTTTCCAAGCTTATCATTGATCCTCTCTGGAGAGCCTTAACTTTGAAGGGAAACGTGTTGGAGATGGAAGAAAGATACCAAACCCTTGTTACCAAACTCAAGGAATGGCAGGAAGATGGGAGAGACCTTGTTAAAAGAAATGCATGCTTGTTTGATGACATTGATGTACCCAAGAACCTTGTGTTTGACAGGCTTACCATGTGGACCGACACAGACTTttttgagttgactgttcagattGTTGAGTTGATCCTAGCCAGTTTTCTGAAGGTATGTTCTATGATGCTTCCAGTCGAACCAGAGCTCCTGTCAAAGAAAAATGATCGATTCAGGAAGGATTTGGCAATATTAGATCAATTGCAAAAAGCTAAGTCAAATGCAGTCAGTATTGCCATTGAAGGCATGGACATGTGCAAGAAGAATCACACTTGGGAATGGCTGTCCTTTTTGGATGAACCAAAAATAGTGTCAATGAGGAAAACATTCCAGACAGTGTAG